In the genome of Triticum urartu cultivar G1812 chromosome 5, Tu2.1, whole genome shotgun sequence, one region contains:
- the LOC125508172 gene encoding uncharacterized protein LOC125508172, producing the protein MARLLVAITILFIQQLVFAVILCPLAALYLCGLVITGGISLWRLIRRDYGEVDGRANLQPALNVFYSLALFQGVLFCYRFFSYSAGDGLVSKVVEEYKLDKEGSVRKSVKEYLCQTRNGCAKDPSFVKERNLVTYAVDLMKSESSGSYLSGVRILDALLAQSALKEQHSMIAQLIGSASCSQIVEKLLQALDSRSRQDKEIMELAARIAVKLAGEIHLKRFPQGILCISSLLETSQRQPDDDSAPSGEFKSLMKQGLVILDSLAADKHNCCLICEDQSLLFKVMAPISSDMLHLIDHDEWFGVAAASLQVMCRIVTSPGSTGENLRNQIHGNTEVISSMERILHCKICRKHKLYILVIKILTKLPMDAAPGVGTKSRGKFIETMARIFTSDSETQDSSIRKLAGEALAMLSEKYATIFLKENGGVVDDLSRMLFKADHNTYRITAAETLKHLCMHYKENEDCFKELMKAMKDVTPKVLIQILPHGSTRKEVQARNETDKDKYQPPGADLEDGHDSCVSSQDNGPDEIISSLQEKDEESVDRKLHAALLSLCAAIFDRLISDKGHDLTPPVKAIVSEDAAFSFVGKLREMVEINREPTANCLMIMKIISKMVISMMQHGGWYVKKNLDRTGLTA; encoded by the exons ATGGCACGCCTATTGGTAGCGATTACCATATTGTTCATTCAGCAGCTGGTGTTCGCAGTTATACTGTGCCCTTTAGCAGCGCTTTACTTGTGTGGGTTGGTGATCACCGGCGGGATATCTCTGTGGCGCCTGATACGGCGCGATTACGGCGAGGTGGATGGACGTGCAAACCTGCAGCCTGCTCTGAATGTCTTTTACTCACTGGCTCTGTTCCAGGGTGTGCTCTTCTGCTACAGGTTCTTCTCATATTCTGCAGGAGATGGGCTAGTCAGTAAAGTGGTCGAAGAATACAAGCTGGACAAAGAAGGATCCGTTCGGAAATCGGTGAAGGAGTACCTGTGTCAGACCAGAAATGGGTGCGCCAAGGACCCATCATTTGTAAAGGAAAGGAACCTGGTCACGTACGCTGTGGATTTGATGAAGTCTGAATCATCTGGCAGCTACCTCTCCGGGGTAAGGATTTTGGACGCACTCTTGGCACAGTCAGCTCTCAAGGAGCAGCACTCGATGATTGCACAGCTCATTGGGTCGGCATCCTGCAGCCAGATAGTTGAGAAACTGCTGCAGGCGCTCGATTCAAGAAGCCGACAAGACAAGGAGATCATGGAGCTCGCTGCCAGGATAGCGGTGAAGCTTGCTGGAGAGATCCATTTGAAGCGGTTTCCACAAGGCATACTGTGTATATCTTCACTGCTCGAAACCTCTCAGCGACAGCCTGACGATGACAGtgccccttccggtgaattcaaGTCGCTCATGAAGCAAGGCCTTGTTATCCTTGACAGCCTCGCTGCTGACAAACATAACTGCTGTCTCATATGCGAAGACCAGAGCCTTCTCTTCAAGGTCATGGCCCCCATAAGCTCTGATATGCTCCACCTCATTGATCATGACGAATGGTTTGGTGTAGCTGCAGCATCACTGCAAGTCATGTGCCGCATCGTGACTTCTCCCGGAAGCACCGGCGAGAATCTCCGTAACCAAATCCACGGAAACACGGAAGTGATCAGTAGCATGGAGCGGATTCTGCACTGTAAAATCTGTCGTAAACACAAGTTATACATACTAGTCATCAAAATTCTCACAAAACTACCCATGGATGCAGCTCCAGGAGTGGGCACCAAAAGCCGAGGAAAATTCATCGAGACAATGGCTCGCATCTTCACTTCTGATTCTGAAACCCAAGATAGCTCCATCAGAAAATTGGCAGGGGAAGCACTGGCGATGCTAAGCGAAAAATATGCTACCATCTTCTTGAAGGAAAATGGTGGTGTTGTCGATGATCTAAGTAGGATGCTCTTTAAGGCTGACCACAACACATACAGAATAACTGCAGCTGAAACCCTGAAACATCTTTGTATGCATTACAAAGAGAATGAAGATTGTTTCAAGGAACTCATGAAAGCCATGAAAGATGTCACGCCAAAG GTTCTCATTCAAATACTTCCTCATGGATCAACAAGGAAGGAAGTACAAGCAAGAAATGAAACAGATAAAGACAAGTATCAGCCACCAGGAGCTGACTTAGAAGATGGCCATGACAGTTGTGTTTCATCACAAGACAATGGTCCGGACGAAATCATTTCCTCTCTTCAGGAAAAGGATGAGGAATCTGTGGACAGGAAATTGCACGCAGCTTTATTATCTCTTTGTGCGGCAATATTTGATAGATTGATCAGTGACAAAGGTCATGATTTAACTCCGCCGGTTAAGGCAATTGTCTCAGAAGATGCCGCATTTAGCTTTGTTGGGAAGCTCAGGGAGATGGTTGAAATAAACCGTGAGCCCACAGCCAATTGCCTGATGATAATGAAGATTATCAGCAAGATGGTAATATCAATGATGCAGCATGGAGGCTGGTACGTCAAAAAAAATCTGGACAGGACAGGTTTGACAGCTTGA